One Echinicola strongylocentroti DNA window includes the following coding sequences:
- the cdaA gene encoding diadenylate cyclase CdaA encodes MNLLFKIGFLDISIVNIIDITLVSILIYQVYKLMRGSVAIKIFLGFLSIYLVYLVVNAARMELLSSILGQFMGVGVIAAIILFAPEIRKFLLIIGRSSILSNENVLQELLFWRKKETNAFNITPIIEACKSLSGTSTGALMVISRNTELKFYAESGDLIDAIVSKRLLISIFNKYSPLHDGAVILYNGKVKAARCILPVTEKEVPAKFGLRHRAAIGMSEATDTLVLIVSEETGQVSMAKNGNILHNLSFQEVREMLNNYLTGVDIDEKFELINSFENKKFKQRPAEA; translated from the coding sequence TTGAATCTACTTTTCAAAATAGGATTTTTAGACATTTCCATCGTCAATATTATAGATATCACCTTGGTGAGCATCCTGATTTATCAGGTCTATAAATTGATGCGTGGCAGTGTGGCCATAAAAATCTTTCTAGGGTTCTTGTCCATTTACTTGGTCTACTTGGTGGTCAATGCTGCCAGAATGGAGCTGCTTTCCAGCATATTGGGCCAGTTTATGGGAGTAGGTGTTATTGCGGCGATCATTCTCTTTGCTCCTGAAATCCGAAAGTTCCTTTTGATTATCGGCAGAAGTTCTATCCTATCCAATGAAAACGTCCTTCAAGAGCTCCTTTTTTGGAGAAAAAAGGAAACCAACGCCTTCAATATCACACCGATTATCGAAGCCTGTAAATCCCTCTCCGGAACCAGCACGGGAGCGCTTATGGTTATTTCCAGAAATACCGAACTAAAATTTTACGCTGAAAGCGGAGACCTCATAGATGCCATTGTTTCCAAAAGGCTTCTCATCAGCATCTTCAACAAGTACAGTCCACTCCACGACGGGGCAGTCATCTTATACAATGGTAAGGTAAAAGCAGCACGATGCATCTTACCCGTGACCGAAAAGGAAGTGCCTGCCAAATTTGGTCTGCGCCACCGTGCCGCAATAGGCATGTCCGAGGCCACCGACACGCTGGTATTGATCGTATCGGAAGAAACCGGCCAGGTATCCATGGCCAAAAATGGCAACATCCTCCACAACCTCTCCTTCCAAGAGGTACGTGAAATGCTTAATAATTACCTTACAGGAGTGGATATTGATGAAAAATTTGAACTGATCAATTCCTTCGAAAACAAAAAATTCAAACAACGACCAGCTGAAGCGTAA
- a CDS encoding shikimate kinase, which produces MDNSAKIVLVGMPGSGKSTLGKAAARQLGFDFYDLDEEIVKEEGRSIPEIFMDEGEGYFRRLETKVIQKLLSKDSSFLLSTGGGAPCFNENMELINQHGISVFLNVGIGQLLLRLTKNEADKRPMFRGMDTAEIRLKLQDLLADREMYYEQAKIMLSGDDISTEHLVSELMSFFRS; this is translated from the coding sequence ATGGATAATTCCGCAAAGATCGTTTTGGTAGGGATGCCCGGGAGTGGAAAATCCACGTTGGGCAAAGCCGCCGCAAGGCAGTTGGGTTTTGATTTTTATGACCTGGATGAAGAGATCGTAAAGGAGGAAGGTAGGAGTATTCCCGAGATTTTTATGGATGAAGGGGAGGGCTATTTCCGGCGCTTGGAAACCAAGGTGATCCAAAAACTCCTGAGTAAGGATTCTTCGTTTCTGCTTTCGACAGGCGGTGGCGCCCCCTGTTTCAATGAAAACATGGAACTGATCAACCAGCACGGAATTTCTGTATTCCTGAATGTGGGCATTGGGCAGCTGCTTTTACGACTGACGAAGAATGAGGCGGATAAGCGACCAATGTTTAGGGGGATGGATACTGCGGAGATCAGGCTAAAGCTACAGGACCTTTTGGCGGACAGGGAAATGTATTATGAGCAGGCAAAAATAATGCTCAGCGGAGATGATATTTCCACTGAGCATTTGGTATCGGAATTGATGAGTTTTTTTAGAAGTTAA
- a CDS encoding NAD-dependent epimerase/dehydratase family protein, translating into METILITGAAGQLGSELTLALANMYGGDRIIATDINEASSYKFDYCRFMPLDVMDKGRIADIVKTEKVTQIYHLAAILSATSEKNPLFAWDLNMESLLSILEIAKEEKLNKIYWPSSIAVFGPNTPMQNTPQDCIMDPNTVYGISKQAGERWCAYYFEKYGVDVRSLRYPGLIGYKSMPGGGTTDYAVDIFHKAIYGEHFECFLKEDTYLPMMYMDDAIKATLDLMHAPADQISIRSSYNLGGISFSPKDIYECVKQHYPDFTISYSPDFRQQIADTWPDSIDDSAAHNDWGWQHSFGLEEMTKDILANLPAYLVNLK; encoded by the coding sequence ATGGAAACAATTCTTATCACTGGAGCCGCAGGACAACTAGGCTCCGAACTGACTTTGGCACTTGCCAACATGTATGGAGGTGATCGCATCATTGCCACAGACATCAATGAAGCCTCTTCCTATAAATTTGACTATTGCCGCTTTATGCCACTGGACGTTATGGACAAAGGCAGGATAGCAGATATTGTCAAAACCGAAAAAGTAACACAAATCTACCATTTGGCAGCCATCCTTTCGGCCACCAGTGAGAAGAATCCGCTTTTTGCCTGGGACCTGAACATGGAAAGCCTCCTATCCATTCTGGAAATAGCCAAAGAGGAAAAGCTCAACAAGATTTACTGGCCATCATCGATTGCTGTTTTTGGCCCGAATACACCGATGCAGAACACTCCTCAAGACTGCATTATGGACCCAAACACCGTTTACGGCATCTCCAAACAAGCCGGAGAAAGATGGTGTGCTTACTATTTTGAAAAATATGGCGTAGACGTCAGGAGCTTACGTTACCCGGGCCTTATTGGCTATAAGTCCATGCCTGGTGGTGGCACAACCGATTACGCAGTGGACATCTTCCATAAAGCCATCTATGGCGAGCACTTTGAGTGTTTTCTGAAAGAAGACACTTACCTGCCCATGATGTATATGGACGATGCTATCAAGGCCACCCTTGACCTCATGCATGCACCAGCAGACCAAATCAGCATACGCTCTAGTTACAACCTCGGAGGAATTAGCTTTTCTCCTAAGGACATCTATGAATGTGTCAAACAACACTACCCGGACTTTACCATCTCCTATAGTCCTGATTTTAGGCAACAAATTGCGGACACATGGCCTGACAGTATTGATGACAGTGCTGCCCATAATGACTGGGGCTGGCAACATTCCTTTGGATTGGAAGAAATGACTAAAGATATTTTGGCTAACTTACCGGCTTATTTGGTAAACCTAAAATAA
- a CDS encoding DUF1599 domain-containing protein, whose translation MKTQTVSEYNQVIALCKELFKKKTVDYGTAWRVLRLPSITDQIFIKAQRIRSIQDKGTQRVQDPVQDEFIGIINYCLIALIQLDLKNDERLELGYEELEPLYDKWVDATRGLLENKNHDYGEAWRDMRVSSMTDIILMKLYRVKQIEDNSGKTLASEGVDANYQDMINYAIFCLIKLNEQEHA comes from the coding sequence TTGAAAACGCAAACTGTTAGCGAATATAATCAAGTTATTGCCCTTTGTAAAGAACTTTTTAAGAAGAAAACCGTCGATTATGGGACGGCTTGGAGAGTGTTGCGCTTACCGTCCATTACGGATCAGATTTTTATCAAGGCCCAGCGTATTCGTTCTATCCAAGATAAAGGCACTCAGCGGGTACAGGATCCAGTGCAGGATGAATTTATAGGCATTATCAATTATTGCCTGATCGCCCTGATCCAACTGGATTTGAAAAATGATGAGCGGTTGGAATTGGGGTATGAGGAGTTGGAGCCGCTGTATGACAAGTGGGTGGACGCTACCAGAGGACTGCTGGAAAATAAGAACCATGACTATGGAGAAGCTTGGCGTGATATGCGAGTGTCCTCTATGACGGATATCATTTTGATGAAACTGTACCGTGTAAAACAAATAGAGGACAACAGTGGTAAAACCCTTGCTTCAGAAGGGGTAGATGCCAATTATCAGGACATGATCAATTATGCCATATTTTGTCTCATTAAGTTAAACGAACAAGAGCATGCTTAA
- the folP gene encoding dihydropteroate synthase, with amino-acid sequence MKDTPNSSSETEDKLFPPKITLQVKGKLIQLDDPCVMGILNVTPDSFFAASRVTDNGSLLIDQAENMIREGAAILDLGGYSSRPGAANVSTEDEIQRIIPAVKRLKKHFPDTLLSIDTFRHEVAKEAFAEGADIINDISGGELDSAMIPTVGKLNIPYICMHMRGNPETMQAQTEYNDIEREILFFFNEKLNQCHKAGIKDVIIDPGFGFAKTLAQNYRILKNLSYFKTIKSPILAGVSRKSMIYKTLGVSPEEALNGTTALNMAALLNGAKILRVHDVKEASETIKLYKQLYP; translated from the coding sequence ATGAAAGATACTCCGAACTCCTCTTCAGAAACCGAAGATAAATTATTTCCCCCAAAAATAACACTCCAAGTAAAAGGAAAGCTCATTCAATTGGATGATCCCTGCGTAATGGGCATTCTCAACGTGACTCCTGATTCATTTTTTGCCGCCAGCAGAGTTACGGACAATGGCTCCCTACTTATCGATCAAGCCGAAAACATGATCCGAGAAGGAGCGGCCATACTTGACCTAGGAGGATACAGCAGCCGACCAGGTGCTGCCAATGTAAGCACCGAAGATGAAATACAACGCATCATTCCAGCAGTAAAACGACTAAAAAAGCACTTCCCTGACACCTTGCTTTCTATCGACACGTTCAGACACGAAGTAGCCAAGGAGGCATTTGCAGAAGGTGCTGACATCATCAATGATATTTCAGGTGGAGAACTGGACAGTGCCATGATCCCTACTGTCGGAAAGCTCAATATCCCTTATATCTGTATGCACATGAGGGGAAACCCTGAAACCATGCAGGCCCAAACTGAGTATAATGACATAGAAAGAGAAATTTTATTTTTTTTTAACGAAAAATTGAACCAATGTCATAAAGCTGGCATTAAAGATGTAATAATAGACCCAGGATTTGGCTTTGCTAAAACTTTAGCGCAAAATTATAGGATTCTTAAAAATTTATCTTATTTTAAGACTATAAAAAGCCCTATATTAGCTGGTGTCTCCAGAAAATCTATGATTTACAAAACTTTGGGCGTATCGCCCGAGGAGGCACTCAACGGGACAACGGCCCTCAATATGGCCGCACTCCTTAATGGAGCAAAAATATTAAGAGTACACGACGTAAAAGAAGCTAGTGAAACCATAAAATTATATAAACAACTTTACCCTTGA
- the kbl gene encoding glycine C-acetyltransferase — protein sequence MYESLKPKLEKELKEISDAGLYKTERVITSPQAAEITTEGGKKVLNFCANNYLGLSSHPKVIDAAKKAIDTHGYGMSSVRFICGTQDIHKELEKKISEFLGTEDTILYAAAFDANGGVFEPILGAEDAIISDALNHASIIDGVRLCKAMRFRYKHNDMEDLEAQLKDANEKGAKQKIIVTDGAFSMDGTIAQMDKIVELAEKYGALVMSDECHSTGFIGKTGRGVHELKGVMGKMDIITGTLGKALGGASGGFTSGRKEIIDILRQRSRPYLFSNTLAPAITGASIAVFDLLSETTELRDKLEENTTYFREKMTEAGFDIKPGVHPIVPIMLYDAVLSQQMAEKLLERGVYVIGFYFPVVPKGQARIRVQISAAHDREHLDAAIDAFTEVGKELGVI from the coding sequence ATGTACGAAAGTTTAAAACCAAAGTTGGAAAAGGAATTGAAAGAAATAAGTGATGCGGGTTTATATAAAACTGAGCGTGTCATAACTTCCCCCCAAGCTGCAGAAATTACCACCGAGGGAGGGAAAAAGGTCTTGAATTTTTGCGCCAATAACTACCTGGGGCTGTCCAGTCATCCCAAGGTAATTGATGCAGCCAAGAAGGCGATAGATACACACGGCTACGGAATGTCGTCGGTTAGGTTTATATGTGGGACCCAAGATATCCATAAGGAGTTGGAAAAGAAGATTAGCGAATTTTTGGGCACAGAAGATACGATCCTTTACGCGGCAGCTTTTGATGCCAACGGAGGTGTTTTTGAGCCTATATTGGGGGCTGAAGATGCGATTATCTCTGATGCCCTAAACCACGCTTCTATCATTGACGGCGTGCGCCTTTGCAAAGCAATGAGGTTCCGCTACAAGCACAATGATATGGAGGACTTGGAAGCTCAGCTGAAAGACGCCAATGAAAAAGGGGCCAAGCAAAAAATCATTGTAACGGATGGGGCTTTTTCCATGGATGGTACCATCGCCCAAATGGATAAAATTGTAGAATTAGCAGAGAAGTATGGTGCTTTGGTGATGTCCGATGAATGTCATTCGACAGGGTTTATCGGAAAGACTGGCCGCGGTGTACACGAGTTGAAAGGCGTGATGGGCAAAATGGATATTATTACCGGTACCTTAGGAAAAGCACTTGGAGGTGCCTCAGGAGGGTTCACCTCCGGAAGAAAGGAAATTATAGATATTCTGCGTCAGCGTTCACGACCATATCTTTTCTCCAATACCCTTGCTCCTGCCATTACAGGTGCCTCTATTGCAGTTTTTGATCTATTATCAGAAACCACCGAACTTCGGGATAAGCTAGAGGAGAATACCACTTATTTCAGGGAGAAAATGACCGAAGCCGGATTTGACATTAAGCCCGGTGTCCACCCGATCGTTCCGATCATGCTATATGATGCAGTGCTGTCCCAGCAAATGGCAGAGAAGCTACTTGAGCGAGGGGTGTATGTTATAGGTTTTTACTTTCCTGTGGTGCCAAAAGGCCAGGCAAGGATCCGTGTGCAGATTTCTGCTGCCCACGATAGGGAGCACTTGGATGCTGCCATTGATGCCTTTACTGAAGTAGGCAAGGAATTAGGTGTGATCTGA
- a CDS encoding OmpP1/FadL family transporter, which yields MKNIKTTIIGIGILLGTSSITPVLAQTLEDALRYSQYNATGSARIMGIGGSQFAIGGDVSNISGNPAGLGFFRKSEFSFTPSYGNWKSTSSFMGQPQEDNKGNFSLPNISIVMAKVKDPLNQDDWRGHSFGISYNRINNFNNTFGYFSAIGSPTSLLDYYADDYNMYGEPVIGDPAGLPLDVELVVSDGGSFYPSDYTYNPNEDGSPNYDNPIAPFQDELIRNEGNLSQFTFAYGGNYKNKLFIGGSMGITSINYTSRKIFNEQFTDQDNNNSLYYSLAENLHHSGTGINLNLGIIYKPIDQINIGASFSSPTWARYEEVFDSDILAEFYDLNGNLESEDQAYSNIYESTINLTTPMKLSGGMAFFINKNGFITADVDFLNYSSMNLSSSDYRLNAANEDIDNTMGNVLNYRIGGEWRINMFRLRAGTALYGDPYKDSELDRSRTQYTGGVGVKLAKMYVDLGIVHSQFDSYYTSYPGAELTTIDNSNTQGLLTLGFNF from the coding sequence ATGAAAAATATTAAAACAACTATTATAGGGATAGGTATTCTACTTGGAACCTCCTCGATAACACCCGTATTAGCCCAAACCCTTGAAGACGCATTAAGGTATAGCCAGTATAATGCTACTGGTTCTGCCAGAATAATGGGAATCGGAGGAAGCCAATTTGCCATTGGCGGGGATGTTTCCAATATCTCAGGAAACCCTGCTGGGCTTGGTTTTTTCAGAAAATCTGAATTTAGCTTTACACCGTCTTATGGTAACTGGAAGTCCACCTCCTCCTTTATGGGCCAACCTCAAGAGGACAATAAAGGCAACTTTTCACTACCCAATATTAGCATTGTAATGGCCAAGGTAAAGGATCCTCTCAACCAAGATGATTGGAGAGGACATTCCTTTGGCATCAGCTACAATAGAATTAACAATTTCAATAATACCTTTGGCTATTTTTCTGCAATTGGCAGCCCTACATCTTTACTTGATTATTATGCTGATGACTATAATATGTACGGAGAACCTGTTATCGGAGACCCCGCAGGTCTTCCTTTGGACGTAGAACTAGTGGTAAGTGATGGGGGCTCTTTCTACCCCTCTGATTACACCTACAACCCCAATGAGGATGGATCCCCAAACTACGACAATCCTATTGCTCCATTTCAAGATGAGCTAATTAGAAACGAAGGTAACCTAAGCCAGTTCACTTTTGCCTATGGCGGAAACTACAAAAACAAACTGTTCATCGGTGGATCAATGGGAATAACCTCTATCAATTACACCTCACGTAAAATATTCAATGAACAATTCACTGATCAAGACAATAATAACTCATTGTATTATTCCTTAGCAGAAAACCTGCACCACAGTGGTACCGGTATCAATTTAAACCTTGGTATCATCTACAAACCAATCGACCAAATTAATATCGGTGCATCCTTCAGTTCACCTACATGGGCACGATATGAAGAGGTGTTTGACTCAGACATTTTAGCTGAATTTTATGACCTTAACGGCAATCTAGAATCAGAAGATCAGGCATATAGCAACATATATGAATCCACCATCAATCTTACCACTCCAATGAAACTGAGCGGTGGTATGGCATTCTTTATCAACAAAAATGGTTTTATTACAGCTGATGTGGATTTCCTGAACTATTCATCAATGAATCTTTCCTCTTCGGACTATAGATTGAATGCTGCCAATGAAGACATAGACAATACAATGGGCAATGTCTTAAACTACCGCATTGGTGGTGAATGGCGCATCAATATGTTCAGACTAAGAGCTGGTACAGCTTTATACGGCGACCCATATAAAGATTCGGAATTGGACCGCTCCAGAACCCAATATACCGGAGGAGTAGGCGTGAAACTGGCAAAAATGTATGTGGATTTGGGCATCGTGCATAGTCAATTTGACTCATACTACACATCCTACCCAGGTGCTGAACTGACCACTATCGACAACTCAAACACTCAAGGTCTCCTCACCCTAGGGTTTAACTTCTAA
- a CDS encoding BT_3928 family protein translates to MLKKILLTLFRLLVGGLFIFSGLIKVNDPVGTSIKLEEYFEVFSNDIASFFEVFKPFSLELSVFLIVLEVVLGIMLLLNYKKNLTVSLLLVLILFFTFLTFYSAYFNKVTDCGCFGDAIKLTPWQSFYKDIVLVIMIGVLFVLRKDLPNNTSKFTSILVGGSALACLVLSVLAIRNLPFIDFRAYKEGVNIPDAMQPSGALEYRYVMKKNGEEVVLDEYPSDESYEFVDMQLKNPDALPKIADFGIWNDEGDFTEGILEGNKLLILISSYDKMDADKLGNLDVIMDVEGVETVIVTAMAAEEIEQVIAGRDWDVPYYFGDATVLKTIIRSNPGVVLLKDGTVLKKYHINNAPGIEEVKNSYRQ, encoded by the coding sequence ATGCTTAAAAAAATCTTATTGACCCTGTTCAGACTTTTGGTTGGGGGGCTTTTTATTTTTTCAGGACTGATCAAAGTAAACGATCCGGTGGGAACTTCCATCAAGCTTGAAGAATACTTTGAAGTGTTTTCGAATGATATTGCCTCGTTCTTTGAGGTGTTTAAACCATTTTCGCTAGAGCTATCCGTTTTTCTGATCGTCCTTGAAGTGGTTTTGGGCATTATGTTGCTTTTAAATTACAAGAAGAACCTTACCGTAAGCCTATTATTGGTACTGATCCTCTTTTTTACGTTTTTGACTTTTTATTCGGCCTATTTTAACAAGGTGACCGATTGTGGTTGTTTTGGTGATGCCATTAAGCTCACTCCTTGGCAGAGCTTTTACAAGGATATTGTCTTGGTAATAATGATCGGCGTGTTGTTTGTTTTGCGAAAAGACTTACCAAACAATACCTCAAAATTCACCTCCATTTTGGTAGGGGGAAGTGCGTTGGCATGTCTTGTTCTCTCGGTTTTGGCCATTCGCAATTTGCCTTTTATTGATTTTAGAGCGTATAAGGAAGGTGTTAATATCCCAGACGCCATGCAGCCATCCGGTGCATTGGAGTACCGCTATGTTATGAAAAAGAACGGCGAAGAGGTGGTCTTGGATGAGTATCCTTCCGATGAGAGTTATGAGTTTGTGGACATGCAGCTGAAGAACCCCGATGCACTGCCGAAGATAGCTGATTTTGGTATATGGAATGACGAAGGGGACTTTACCGAGGGGATTTTGGAAGGGAACAAATTGCTGATTTTGATCAGCAGTTATGATAAGATGGATGCGGATAAGCTAGGCAACTTGGATGTCATCATGGATGTCGAAGGGGTCGAAACGGTGATTGTCACTGCGATGGCTGCAGAGGAAATAGAGCAGGTCATCGCTGGTCGAGACTGGGATGTGCCTTATTATTTTGGTGATGCCACAGTGCTCAAGACCATCATCCGCTCTAACCCGGGGGTAGTGCTGCTAAAAGACGGCACCGTGCTGAAGAAATATCATATTAACAATGCTCCCGGTATAGAGGAGGTAAAAAATAGTTACCGTCAATAA